Genomic DNA from Pelosinus sp. IPA-1:
AATCTATGATGTTAACTGTGATATTTTTTCACCATGTGCCTTAGGGGCTATTATTAATGATACAACAATCCCAAGACTGAATTGTTGTATTATCGCTGGGGCTGCGAATAATCAGCTAAAAGAAGAGCGACATGGCGATATTCTAGAAAGAAAAGGAATTCTTTATGCCCCTGATTTTATCATCAATGCCGGTGGAGTAATAAACGTATGTGATGAATTGCTGGAAGGTGGATACAATCGGGAGCGGGCGATCCGAAAAGTGGAAACCATTTATGAAAATGTAAAAAAAGTTATTGCCATAGCTCAAAGAGATAATGTTCCGACTTATAAAGCTGCTAATACTCTAGCCGAAGAGCGTATAAGGGTTATGCGTCAAGTGAAAAAGACCTATCTGAAGGCAAAGTAATAGATAAGTTTCCTATGGGAGGGGAATTCATGGTTCCCACACAAGAATATAAAACGAAGCTTGTTTCGGCGGAACAAGCAGTAAAGATCGTTAAATCTGGCGATTGGGTTGATTACAATTTTGCATTGGCCCAGCCTATCTTATTGGATAAGGCCTTGGCGAAGCGTAAGGCTGAACTTTGGGATGTTAAAGTTAGGGGCGGATTAATGCTAAGTCCTTTAAGAATTGTTGAACTAGATCCTACCAGAGAACATTTTTGCTATAACAGCTGGCATTTTAGTGGTTATGAGCGGCAGTTAAATGCGCAAGGGCTTTGCAATTATATCCCGATGATATACCGTAACTTGCCACTGTTTTATCGCAAAAGTTTGGAAGTAGACGTGGCGATGTTTACTGTTCCACCAATGGACGCAGATGGTTACTTTAATTTTTCCCTGACAAATTCCGCAACTAAAGCACTAACGGATCAAGCTAAAATCATAATTCTTGAAATCAATGAAAAACTTCCGATTGTTGCAGGTGGGCGGGAAAATTCCATCCATATCAGTGAAGTGGATTACATCGTTGAAGGTGATAATCCGGAATTGCCAGTTATTAACCCTATAAAAGCCTCAGAGACGGATGAGAAGATTGCTCAATATATCATGGGGGAAATAGGTGATGGCGCGACAATTCAACTAGGGGTTGGCGCGCTGCCTAATGCAGTGGGGACAATGATTGCAAGATCCGATTTAAAGAATTTGGGCTTACATACAGAGATGTTGGTCGATGCTTATATGATGATGAGTCGGGCTGGTAAAATAACAAATCAACTAAAAAATAGTAATAAGGGTCAAGGTGTGTTCTCGTTTTGCGCCGGTAGTAAAGAGCTGTATGACTGGGTTAAGGGCAACCCTAAGCTCTCCTCTTACCCGATTGATTACACCAATGATCCCCATGTTATGGCGCAAATTGATAATTTGGTAACAATTAATAATTGTGTTGAAATTGATATATTTGGTCAAGTTACCTCAGAAACGTCTGGTAGCCGTCAGATTAGCGGTACCGGAGGGCAATTGGATTTTTTAACTGGGGGTTATTTATCATCAGGAGGAAAAAGCTTCATTTGCTTTACGTCCACCTTTAAAGATAAAAAAACGGGACTCGTAAGGTCGCGTGTTTTGCCAAGTTTACCAGAGAGTTCGATTGTGACAAATCCTCGCACTCAGGCCCACTATTTTGTAACGGAGTGGGGAATTGCTGATCTAGCAGGACGATCTACCTGGGAGAGAGCTGAACGGTTGATTAACATTGCTCATCCAGGGTTTCGCGAAGAATTGATATGTGGTGCTGAAAGACTAGGGATATGGCGCAGAAGCAATAAATTGCATTTATAAATATTTCTAAAAAGTGATTAGGGGGAATGTATTGTGCCAAAACCAGTGTTTCGAGAAGAACGCTGTAAGGGTTGTGAACTTTGTCGTGATGCTTGTCCGCAAAAGATTATTGTTATGTCTGATACATTTAACAGTAAGGGCTACCAGCCAGCCACCTGTCCCGATACTCTCAAGTGTATTGGCTGTGCATTGTGCGCAAAGACTTGCCCAGACGTAGTCATTGAAATTTACAAGTAGATTGGAGTGAGAAATATGGCCGAAAAAATATTAATGAAAGGCAACGAGGCGATTGGTGAAGCTGCGGTAGTTGCGGGCTGCAAATATTACTTTGGATACCCGATTACTCCCCAGTCGGAGTTAATTGAATATATGGCCAAGCGCTTGCCCGAAGTAGGCGGTACTTTTTTACAGGCAGAAAGCGAAATTGCAGCGATTAATATGGTTTATGGTGCTGCTGGTGCCGGCGGCAGAGTCATGACTTCCTCATCCAGTCCTGGAATGAGTCTTAAACAGGAAGGGATTTCCTATATTGCGGCTGCAGAATTGCCTTGTGTAATTGTTAATATTATGAGAGGCGGTCCAGGGTTA
This window encodes:
- a CDS encoding acetyl-CoA hydrolase/transferase C-terminal domain-containing protein — encoded protein: MVPTQEYKTKLVSAEQAVKIVKSGDWVDYNFALAQPILLDKALAKRKAELWDVKVRGGLMLSPLRIVELDPTREHFCYNSWHFSGYERQLNAQGLCNYIPMIYRNLPLFYRKSLEVDVAMFTVPPMDADGYFNFSLTNSATKALTDQAKIIILEINEKLPIVAGGRENSIHISEVDYIVEGDNPELPVINPIKASETDEKIAQYIMGEIGDGATIQLGVGALPNAVGTMIARSDLKNLGLHTEMLVDAYMMMSRAGKITNQLKNSNKGQGVFSFCAGSKELYDWVKGNPKLSSYPIDYTNDPHVMAQIDNLVTINNCVEIDIFGQVTSETSGSRQISGTGGQLDFLTGGYLSSGGKSFICFTSTFKDKKTGLVRSRVLPSLPESSIVTNPRTQAHYFVTEWGIADLAGRSTWERAERLINIAHPGFREELICGAERLGIWRRSNKLHL
- a CDS encoding 4Fe-4S binding protein — its product is MPKPVFREERCKGCELCRDACPQKIIVMSDTFNSKGYQPATCPDTLKCIGCALCAKTCPDVVIEIYK